In a single window of the Posidoniimonas corsicana genome:
- a CDS encoding IS3 family transposase (programmed frameshift): protein MPKGKKHGPEEVIPKLREAEVLMSQGRTQELAAKAIGVSTQTLIRWRKEYGGLRMDQAKRLKELEKENTRLKRLLADAELDKAILKEAAFGKLLSPAKRREAVEHVRDALGRDRVSERRACKVIGQPRATQRRGRRRPDDEPRLVRRMVELASSYGRYGYRKVTALLREEGWRVNHKRVERLWRREGLKVPGRQPKRKRLWLADGSCVRLRPRFKDHVWSYDFVHDRTSDGRAFRMLTLIDEHTRECLAIDVARNLKSGDVLERLSDLFVRRGVPRYIRSDNGSEFTAEKVRGWLERVGVKTLFIEPGSPWENGYCESFNGRLRDELLAREQFDTLLEAKVLIERWRRHYNTVRPHGSLGYRPPAPEAIRSLGSLPATPTASQASGLLALT from the exons AAGAGGTGATCCCGAAGCTGCGAGAGGCGGAGGTCCTGATGTCACAGGGCCGGACTCAAGAGCTCGCGGCGAAGGCGATCGGTGTATCGACGCAGACGCTGATCCGCTGGCGTAAGGAGTACGGTGGCCTGCGGATGGACCAGGCGAAGCGTTTGAAGGAGCTCGAGAAGGAGAACACCCGGCTCAAACGCTTGCTGGCCGACGCGGAGCTCGACAAAGCGATCTTGAAGGAAGCCGCTT TCGGGAAACTATTGAGCCCGGCGAAGCGACGCGAGGCGGTCGAGCACGTCCGGGACGCCCTGGGTCGTGACCGCGTGTCGGAGCGTCGGGCGTGCAAGGTAATCGGTCAGCCGCGGGCGACGCAGCGTCGTGGGCGTCGCCGGCCAGACGACGAGCCGCGGCTGGTCCGCCGGATGGTTGAGTTGGCGAGCTCCTACGGCCGCTACGGCTACCGGAAGGTGACGGCCCTGCTGCGTGAGGAGGGCTGGCGTGTGAACCACAAGCGGGTCGAACGCCTGTGGCGTCGGGAGGGCCTAAAGGTCCCGGGGCGTCAGCCCAAGCGGAAGCGGTTGTGGCTGGCGGACGGTTCGTGCGTGCGGCTGCGGCCGCGGTTCAAGGACCACGTCTGGAGCTACGACTTCGTGCACGACCGGACGAGCGATGGCCGGGCCTTCCGGATGCTGACCTTGATCGACGAGCACACGCGGGAATGCTTGGCGATCGACGTGGCGAGGAATCTCAAGAGTGGCGACGTGCTCGAACGCCTGAGCGACCTGTTCGTGCGTCGTGGCGTTCCGCGATACATCCGGAGTGACAACGGTTCGGAGTTCACCGCGGAGAAGGTGCGGGGTTGGCTGGAGCGCGTCGGCGTGAAGACGCTGTTCATCGAGCCCGGAAGCCCGTGGGAGAACGGCTACTGCGAGAGCTTCAACGGCCGCCTGCGAGACGAGCTGCTGGCCCGCGAGCAGTTCGACACGCTGCTGGAGGCGAAGGTGCTCATCGAGCGATGGCGGCGGCACTACAACACGGTCCGCCCTCATGGCTCGCTCGGCTACCGGCCCCCAGCCCCCGAGGCGATCCGCTCGCTTGGCTCGCTTCCGGCTACGCCTACAGCGAGCCAAGCGAGCGGCCTGCTGGCCTTAACATAG